GTCGAAGATAATGAATATCGCATTCTGAATTACACGAAGGTAATTGAGTTTGTCTCCCAAACAGTATTACGAAAAGAAATGCTGGAATCCATAATGAAGAAGTTGTATAGCCCTAAGGTTCTTCAGCCCGATGCAACTTACATGCTGGAGTTAGAACAGCTGTATGATGAGCATCGTAATAATAAAAAGGATCATCAGGCAATTAAATTAACGGTAGAAACTTGTTGTGATCTCACTGACATTATTGATATTGCTCCCGTTTTTTTGAAAAAATTAGTGAAATAAAAAAGAAAGGGGACAATAAAGAATTACGTTCTGCGTGTCTCGAAGAACTGGCTAGTGCTATCTCAGACACTCGTAATATGATTGCTCATGCCAAGACTAACTACAGACTAAAGGGGAGGGAATGCCCTGAAGACCAACTAGGTGAATTTGCCGGATGTTTGAAGGTAGTTGCAACCCAAGCAATTCGTTGGTTCGCAAGACAGCATGAAGATAGCAGAATTGTGTAACATGCATAAATGTAAACGTCAAACAGCCCCCCACCTTGTCTTTGAGAGGAGTATTGACGCTTACGCTTATGTCTTCCCGACAAAAACAAAGGGATGCCCCTTTGGCAGCCCTTTGACAGAGAAACCAATTTTCGTTCAACGAAAGATTTCGACTGAGGAATCCCTGGATGTTTGGAGTAAAATCCCATAGAGCTCCTTATGTGGGGGCGTTTCCGTTTTTTAGTAATTACGTTGATCAATCAAAGCTTTGGTAGTATCGCATATATTGTCATAATGCAGAAGTCGTATTTTCTGCTCTTCAAGGTGTTCCCGCCGAATTCTACGGGTTGTTTCGTTTAAATCTTCCCGTCTTCCAGCGACAACCACGTAGTTAAACCGAGTTGTATCTAATATATAGAACTCGTCAGGTAATTGCATGTCAGGGTGCTTGTATTTTTTTAATTCATGGGTAAATGCCGCGTAGTTTCCCTGCAACAATACTTTCCAATCTTTTGTTTGTTTAATCCCCTTTCTAAAAGCTGCTCCAAGCTCGCCATCAGCAAGTGTAATTAGCTTATCTGGATGCTCTAGCTCTACGAATATAAAAGAGTACCCATCTGAATTTTGCCCTATCAACAAATAATCCACTTTAAATGTTGCGCTAAGTTGGAATTCAGGGAAGATAAAAGCATCGTGGTGTCCAAAGTCGTAATAATTAAAAATGGAACCGATTATGTAGTAGGCATTAGCGTCCTTAATGTACCTAGCAACGTCACGTTCATCTTTAATCGAACCATCGTCCAATTTGGTAAGGAACTTATCTACGACAGATTCAATTTCCTCCCGTTTATCTAAGTCGACGATGTCTAAATAGTTGTTCGGGAATAGGCTTTTAAAGTGTCTAGCAGCTTTGGGGTATTCCCTGAATAAGCTTTTTCTAACATCGAGCTCACCAAGCTTACGGACTTTTTCTCTCTCTAAAACTTGATCGTATTCGCTCTTTTCTTCACTCGTTAGTACGGTATAATCCCTATCAAATAATTTCATGTGCAAATTCGCCTTCTTCCTGATTTATAAGTACATTTTATTTTATTGGGATCAATTAAACGTTCGATTTGGATCTACCAAAAGTATCATAAAAAACAATAATATCTTCCCTAACCCAGCTAGGGCTTTCGTCCGTCCCTACACTATAGTAAGAGCTTGAGAAGCAATGCGGCTTGCTGGGCGCGAATCTCTCCTCTTTCTCTCAGATCCCCAGGTCGAGATTATGTTTTCAATGAAAAACATGTTAATGTTAGTGTAGATGTATATTAATCGAAGGAGCGTTTAACTATGCAAGATTATTCCTTAGACCTAGCATCGGAACGTATTAAACACCCTAAAACGAAAGAATATTTTCGTGAGGTTATGAGTTCATATGCGATTGGGAATTTTAGATCTGCGGTTCTTTCTCTCTATGCGGTCGTTATTTCTGATCTTGTATTTAAACTAAAGGACCAGGTGGAGCGTGAAAATGATCCCGGTGCGATGAGAATCTTACAAGAGGTGGAGGCAGATAAGAAGAGAGACGTCACATCCTCCAGATGGGAGATGATGCTGGTTGACAAGATATCCCAGGAAACCAAGCTCCTCGAGCTATCGGACAAGGCGAATATTGAATATCTAAAGGACCATCGCAATTTATCCGCGCACCCCAATATTCTTGATACGGAAGACAATGTGCTGTTTACGCCGAATAAAGAGACTGTTCGAGCGCATATTCGCAACATGCTCGAGGGGGTGCTGACGAAGTCCTCCGCTCATACGGCCAAGTTGGTTGATCTGATTATCACGAAA
This genomic window from Paenibacillus hexagrammi contains:
- a CDS encoding Shedu anti-phage system protein SduA domain-containing protein, whose protein sequence is MKLFDRDYTVLTSEEKSEYDQVLEREKVRKLGELDVRKSLFREYPKAARHFKSLFPNNYLDIVDLDKREEIESVVDKFLTKLDDGSIKDERDVARYIKDANAYYIIGSIFNYYDFGHHDAFIFPEFQLSATFKVDYLLIGQNSDGYSFIFVELEHPDKLITLADGELGAAFRKGIKQTKDWKVLLQGNYAAFTHELKKYKHPDMQLPDEFYILDTTRFNYVVVAGRREDLNETTRRIRREHLEEQKIRLLHYDNICDTTKALIDQRNY